The Bradyrhizobium betae genomic interval GCACGCCGCCCTCGCCCTGGATCGGCTCGATCAGGATACCGGCGGTCTGCGGACCGATCGCCTTCTTGACGGCTTCGATGTCGCCGTGCGGGACCTGGTCGAAACCGTCCATCGGCGGGCCGAAGCCTTCGAGATATTTTGCCGATCCGGTCGCCGCCAGCGTCGCCAGCGTGCGGCCGTGGAAGGCGCCTTCGAAGGTGATGATGCGATAGCGCTCCGGATGCCCCTTGGAGAAGTGATGATGGCGGACCAGCTTGATCACACCCTCCAGCGCCTCGGCGCCGGAATTGCAGAAGAACACGAAGTCCGCGAAACTCTCGCTGCACAGACGCGCGGCGAGCTTCTCGCCGTCCGGGCTCTGGAACAGGTTCGACATGTGCCAGAGTTTCGTCGCCTGCTCCTGCAACGCCTTGACCAGCGCGGGATGGGCATGGCCGAGCGCATTCACCGCCACGCCCGAGGTGAAATCGAGATAGCGCTCGCCATTGGTCGCGATCAGCCAGCAGCCTTCGCCGCGCTCGAAACCGAGGTCGGACCTGGCGAAAACGGGGAGCAAATGCGGCGCTGCGCTGTTAGTCATGACGGTCACTTGAATGTTGCGGACGATGAGCGTGCATTACGCAACGCACCATTCACCGGCCCGGAAAACGAAACATGCCGCCTTTTAAGGGCGGCACGCGGGACTATCTTATGCCCCGTGAAACGGGTGTCAATGCCGCCTGGAAAGCCTCGCGAAACGATGAATCCGTAGTCTTGCGGTGGCGATCTTGCGTGTTTTCGCGACGGAACATGTGGAAGCGAGTCGGCGGACTCTTGCGCGTGAGTCACGCCATATTGTAGCGTTTGGCTTGTCAGATACGACATCTCGTGCGGCAGTTCTGATCTCTAAGTCCTCATGTACCGGCGTAAACGTTCGGGCGGCTCTCGATGCCCGGCGAGCCTTAAGGGATTCTGACGGCACGGGTTTTTCGAGGCTTAGGCATTCGCTGTGCAGCCCCAGGATGGCAGGCGCGCGGCGAAGGAAAGGGTGCAATGACGGTTTTGACCTGGTCGGATGATCGCGTCGAGCAACTGAAGAAGCTCTGGGAGGCCGGGTTGTCGGCCAGCCAGATCGCGGCAGAGCTCGGTAATGTCACCCGCAACGCCGTGATCGGCAAGGTGCACAGGCTCGGCCTGTCCGGCCGCGCCAAGAGCCCTTCATCCGCTGCGCCGCGGCCGCGCAAGGCGCGTCCCGCCCAGCACATGATGCGGGTGAGCCGGCCCATCGCACGCGGCAACACCGCGCTGGCTCAGGCCTTCGAGGTCGAGGTCGAGGCCGAACCTGTTACCTACGACAACGTGGTGCCGATGAGCCAGCGGCTGTCGCTGCTGGAGCTCAACGAGGCGACCTGCCACTGGCCGGTCGGCGATCCCTCGAGCCCGGACTTCTTCTTCTGCGGCGGCAAGGCGCTCTCCGGCCTGCCCTATTGCGCCCAGCACTCGCGGGTTGCGTATCAGCCGGCAGCGGATCGCCGGCGCGCGCCGGCCAAGCCAGGTCCGCGCTGAGTTAGCGGAATTCTCTGATTGCCAAGACGGGTGCCGTCACACGATGACGGCTCCAGATACTCGGTGTCATCCCCGCGGACGTGGGGATCCATAACCACAGGGCGCAGTTGTTGCGAGCGATGGTTACTCCGAGTCTTCGCCAAACCACATCCTGTGGTTATGGATCCCGGGCTCGCGCTACGCGCGCCCCGGGATGACAGCGGAGATTGCTGCCGCAGCTACCAAGCAACAGCCTTTAAATCACCTTACGTCTGCTCCGCCTTCGCAAACCGATCGTCGAGCGCATAGCCGGCGCCGCGGACGGTGCGGATCGGGTCCTGCTCGCGGCCGAGATTGAGCAGCTTGCGCAGGCGGCCGATATGCACGTCGACGGTGCGTTCATCGATGTAGATGTCGCGGCCCCAGACGCTGTCGAGCAGCTGCTCGCGCGAGAACACGCGGCCGGGATGCTCCAGGAAGAACTCCAGCAGGCGATATTCGGTCGGGCCGAGGTCGATCGGACGGCCCGAGCGCGCCACGCGGCGCTTGTCGCGATCAAGCTCGATGTCGCCGTAGGCCAGCACGGTGGCGAGCCGCTCCGGACTGGCGCGGCGCAGCAGGCCCTTCACGCGCGCCAGCAGCTCCGGCACCGAGAACGGCTTGACGATGTAGTCGTCCGCGCCGGTCGCAAGTCCCCGCACCCGCTCGCTCTCCTCGCCGCGCGCGGTGAGCATGATGATCGGCAGCTGCTTGGTCTCCGGCCTGGTGCGAAGCCGCCGGCACAATTCGATGCCGGACAGCCCCGGCAGCATCCAGTCGAGCACGATCAGGTCGGGGATGTGCTCCTTGAGACGGGTGTCGGCGTCGTCGCCGCGCATCACCGTCTCGACGTCATAGCCGTCGCCTTCGAGGTTGTAGCGAAGCAGCTCGGTGAGAGCTTCCTCGTCTTCAACCACCATAATGCGTGCGCCCATCGGGTCGTCGCTCCTCAAGTCGTCAGGTATTCGGGATTGTCGTGGCGAAGGTCGTCATGTC includes:
- a CDS encoding GcrA family cell cycle regulator translates to MTVLTWSDDRVEQLKKLWEAGLSASQIAAELGNVTRNAVIGKVHRLGLSGRAKSPSSAAPRPRKARPAQHMMRVSRPIARGNTALAQAFEVEVEAEPVTYDNVVPMSQRLSLLELNEATCHWPVGDPSSPDFFFCGGKALSGLPYCAQHSRVAYQPAADRRRAPAKPGPR
- the phoB gene encoding phosphate regulon transcriptional regulator PhoB; the encoded protein is MGARIMVVEDEEALTELLRYNLEGDGYDVETVMRGDDADTRLKEHIPDLIVLDWMLPGLSGIELCRRLRTRPETKQLPIIMLTARGEESERVRGLATGADDYIVKPFSVPELLARVKGLLRRASPERLATVLAYGDIELDRDKRRVARSGRPIDLGPTEYRLLEFFLEHPGRVFSREQLLDSVWGRDIYIDERTVDVHIGRLRKLLNLGREQDPIRTVRGAGYALDDRFAKAEQT